A genomic stretch from Nilaparvata lugens isolate BPH chromosome 8, ASM1435652v1, whole genome shotgun sequence includes:
- the LOC111058352 gene encoding zinc finger protein 64 isoform X2: MDKNIKIEEIEGRFGDHEFTTNNKEDESPSLVISAITQGESDSGGVDIKEEIDMDFDPQQMETEVVKQENYSSQETWSSTNDDGFVHHITSQGNHQIFFRETVPGEQEDENCSEELDFIAVKSEPEIWPSTSSTSRSTNASGVGEVDINCANSNSSVGTSADPSIDVVHSEKKRFSCEFCEFECTQSRQLRSHLKLHAGKRSVHCEFCDHTCATASDLKKHMRRHTGEQEGENCLEELDLSAVKSEPEIWPSTSSTSRSTNASGVGEVDINCANSNSSVGTSADRSVGVVHSEKKRFSCEFCEFECTQSRQLRSHLKLHAGKRSVHCEFCDHTCATASDLKKHMRRHTGEKPFSCQLCDFACSQSSSLKFHMLQTHTDDKPFSCEFCTYKCVLSSLLKSHMKTHTGDKPYSCELCDYKCAQSTSLKLHMTAHTGDKLLSCEFCNYKCVLSGHLKTHMRTHTGDKPFSCDFCDYKCAQSNSLKSHIMRRHTEDKPFSCEFCNYKCVISSHLKIHMRTHTGEKPFSCDVCDRTFATSSNLKAHISTHTKEKPFSCELCNYTTARSGNLKIHMKGKHAGKIPSSTIV; encoded by the exons ATGGATAAAAAT ATCAAGATCGAGGAGATAGAAGGTAGATTCGGAGATCACGAATTTACAACAAATAACAAGGAAGATGAATCGCCTTCACTTGTAATCTCAGCCATAACTCAG GGTGAATCTGATAGTGGAGGAGTTGACATCAAAGAGGAGATCGATATGGACTTTGATCCGCAGCAG atgGAAACAGAAGTTGTGAAGCAGGAAAATTATAGCAGCCAAGAAACATGGTCTTCAACTAATGATGACGGCTTCGTCCATCATATCACAAGCCAGGGTAATCACCAGATATTCTTCAGGGAAACAGTGCCAG gTGAGCAAGAGGATGAAAATTGTTCAGAGGAACTTGACTTCATCGCTGTGAAGAGTGAGCCGGAGATTTGGCCTTCTACGTCCAGTACATCTAGGTCTACTAATGCCTCTGGAGTGGGTGAAGTGGACATCAACTGTGCAAATTCAAACTCCTCAGTGGGAACGTCTGCAGATCCATCAATTGATGTGGTTCATTCGGAGAAAAAACGTTTCAGCTGTGAGTTTTGTGAATTCGAATGCACGCAATCAAGACAGTTGAGATCACATCTCAAATTGCATGCAGGCAAAAGATCTGTCCACTGTGAATTTTGTGATCACACATGTGCTACTGCCAGTGATTTGAAAAAGCACATGAGGCGTCATACAG gTGAGCAAGAGGGTGAAAATTGTTTAGAGGAACTTGACTTGAGCGCAGTGAAGAGTGAGCCCGAGATTTGGCCTTCTACGTCCAGTACATCTAGGTCTACCAATGCCTCTGGAGTGGGTGAAGTGGACATCAACTGTGCAAATTCAAACTCCTCAGTGGGAACGTCTGCAGATCGATCAGTTGGTGTGGTTCATTCGGAGAAAAAACGTTTCAGCTGTGAGTTTTGTGAATTCGAATGCACGCAATCAAGACAGTTGAGATCTCATCTCAAATTGCATGCAGGCAAAAGATCTGTCCACTGTGAATTTTGTGATCACACTTGTGCTACTGCCAGTGATTTGAAAAAGCATATGAGGCGTCATACAGGTGAAAAACCGTTCAGCTGTCAATTATGTGACTTTGCGTGCTCACAAtcaagttctttgaaatttcATATGCTCCAAACCCATACAGACGATAAACCTTTCAGTTGTGAATTTTGCACCTATAAATGCGTTCTATCAAGTCTTTTGAAATCACATATGAAAACACATACAGGAGATAAACCTTACAGTTGTGAactttgtgactataaatgtgctcaatcaaCTTCTTTGAAATTACATATGACAGCTCATACAGGAGATAAGTTGTTGAGTTGTGAATTCTGTAACTATAAGTGCGTTTTATCAggtcatttgaaaacacatatgAGAACACATACGGGAGATAAACCTTTCAGTTGTGActtttgtgactataaatgcgCTCAATCAAATTctttgaaatcacatatcaTGAGAAGGCATACAGAAGATAAACCTTTTAGTTGTGAATTTTGTAACTATAAGTGCGTTATATCAAGTCATTTGAAAATACATATGAGAACACATAcgggagaaaaacctttcagctgtgaCGTTTGTGACAGGACATTTGCTACTTCCAGTAATTTGAAAGCGCATATCAGTACTCATACTAAAGAAAAGCCTTTCAGCTGTGAACTTTGTAACTATACTACCGCTAGATCTGGAAATTTAAAGATTCATATGAAGGGAAAGCACGCAGGGAAAATACCTTCAAGCACGATTGTCTGA
- the LOC111058352 gene encoding zinc finger protein 64 isoform X5, translating to MWSLCCFQNRWLSMITPRIFVLFSQIKIEEIEGRFGDHEFTTNNKEDESPSLVISAITQGESDSGGVDIKEEIDMDFDPQQMETEVVKQENYSSQETWSSTNDDGFVHHITSQGNHQIFFRETVPGEQEDENCSEELDFIAVKSEPEIWPSTSSTSRSTNASGVGEVDINCANSNSSVGTSADPSIDVVHSEKKRFSCEFCEFECTQSRQLRSHLKLHAGKRSVHCEFCDHTCATASDLKKHMRRHTGEKPFSCQLCDYACSRSDSLKSHMLQIHTDKPFSCEFCSYKSALSNLLKSHMKTHTGYKPYSCELCDYKCAQSTSLKLHLRIHTGDKLLLRCEFCNYKCVSSSHLKTHMRIHTGDKPFSCDFCDYKCAQSNSLKSHIMRRHTEDKPFSCEFCNYKCVISNDLKLHMRTHTGEKPYSCDVCDYKCATSSNLKAHIITHTKEKPLSCELCNYTTARSGNLKNHIKGKHAGKIPSSTIV from the exons ATGTGGTCTCTGTGTTGCTTCCAAAACAGGTGGTTATCTATGATCACTCCAaggatttttgttttattttcacaGATCAAGATCGAGGAGATAGAAGGTAGATTCGGAGATCACGAATTTACAACAAATAACAAGGAAGATGAATCGCCTTCACTTGTAATCTCAGCCATAACTCAG GGTGAATCTGATAGTGGAGGAGTTGACATCAAAGAGGAGATCGATATGGACTTTGATCCGCAGCAG atgGAAACAGAAGTTGTGAAGCAGGAAAATTATAGCAGCCAAGAAACATGGTCTTCAACTAATGATGACGGCTTCGTCCATCATATCACAAGCCAGGGTAATCACCAGATATTCTTCAGGGAAACAGTGCCAG gTGAGCAAGAGGATGAAAATTGTTCAGAGGAACTTGACTTCATCGCTGTGAAGAGTGAGCCGGAGATTTGGCCTTCTACGTCCAGTACATCTAGGTCTACTAATGCCTCTGGAGTGGGTGAAGTGGACATCAACTGTGCAAATTCAAACTCCTCAGTGGGAACGTCTGCAGATCCATCAATTGATGTGGTTCATTCGGAGAAAAAACGTTTCAGCTGTGAGTTTTGTGAATTCGAATGCACGCAATCAAGACAGTTGAGATCACATCTCAAATTGCATGCAGGCAAAAGATCTGTCCACTGTGAATTTTGTGATCACACATGTGCTACTGCCAGTGATTTGAAAAAGCACATGAGGCGTCATACAGGTGAAAAACCGTTCAGCTGTCAATTATGTGACTATGCGTGCTCACGATCAGATTCTTTGAAATCACATATGCTCCAAATCCATACAGATAAACCTTTCAGTTGTGAATTTTGCAGCTATAAATCCGCTCTATCAAATCTTTTGAAATCTCATATGAAAACACATACAGGATATAAACCTTACAGTTGTGAactttgtgactataaatgtgctcaatcaaCTTCTTTGAAATTACATCTGAGAATACATACAGGggataaattattgttgaggTGTGAATTCTGTAACTATAAGTGCGTTTCATCAagtcatttgaaaacacatatgAGAATACATACGGGAGATAAACCTTTCAGTTGTGActtttgtgactataaatgcgCTCAATCAAATTCTTTGAAATCACATATTATGAGAAGGCATACAGAAGATAAACCTTTCAGTTGTGAATTTTGTAACTATAAGTGCGTCATatcaaatgatttgaaattacacaTGAGAACACATACGGGAGAAAAACCTTACAGTTGTGAcgtttgtgactataaatgcgCTACTTCCAGTAATTTGAAAGCGCATATCATTACTCATACTAAAGAAAAGCCTCTCAGCTGTGAACTTTGTAACTATACTACCGCTAGAtctggaaatttgaaaaatcatatcaAGGGAAAGCACGCAGGGAAAATTCCTTCAAGCACAATTGTCTGA
- the LOC111058352 gene encoding zinc finger protein 64 isoform X1: protein MWSLCCFQNRWLSMITPRIFVLFSQIKIEEIEGRFGDHEFTTNNKEDESPSLVISAITQGESDSGGVDIKEEIDMDFDPQQMETEVVKQENYSSQETWSSTNDDGFVHHITSQGNHQIFFRETVPGEQEDENCSEELDFIAVKSEPEIWPSTSSTSRSTNASGVGEVDINCANSNSSVGTSADPSIDVVHSEKKRFSCEFCEFECTQSRQLRSHLKLHAGKRSVHCEFCDHTCATASDLKKHMRRHTGEQEGENCLEELDLSAVKSEPEIWPSTSSTSRSTNASGVGEVDINCANSNSSVGTSADRSVGVVHSEKKRFSCEFCEFECTQSRQLRSHLKLHAGKRSVHCEFCDHTCATASDLKKHMRRHTGEKPFSCQLCDFACSQSSSLKFHMLQTHTDDKPFSCEFCTYKCVLSSLLKSHMKTHTGDKPYSCELCDYKCAQSTSLKLHMTAHTGDKLLSCEFCNYKCVLSGHLKTHMRTHTGDKPFSCDFCDYKCAQSNSLKSHIMRRHTEDKPFSCEFCNYKCVISSHLKIHMRTHTGEKPFSCDVCDRTFATSSNLKAHISTHTKEKPFSCELCNYTTARSGNLKIHMKGKHAGKIPSSTIV, encoded by the exons ATGTGGTCTCTGTGTTGCTTCCAAAACAGGTGGTTATCTATGATCACTCCAaggatttttgttttattttcacaGATCAAGATCGAGGAGATAGAAGGTAGATTCGGAGATCACGAATTTACAACAAATAACAAGGAAGATGAATCGCCTTCACTTGTAATCTCAGCCATAACTCAG GGTGAATCTGATAGTGGAGGAGTTGACATCAAAGAGGAGATCGATATGGACTTTGATCCGCAGCAG atgGAAACAGAAGTTGTGAAGCAGGAAAATTATAGCAGCCAAGAAACATGGTCTTCAACTAATGATGACGGCTTCGTCCATCATATCACAAGCCAGGGTAATCACCAGATATTCTTCAGGGAAACAGTGCCAG gTGAGCAAGAGGATGAAAATTGTTCAGAGGAACTTGACTTCATCGCTGTGAAGAGTGAGCCGGAGATTTGGCCTTCTACGTCCAGTACATCTAGGTCTACTAATGCCTCTGGAGTGGGTGAAGTGGACATCAACTGTGCAAATTCAAACTCCTCAGTGGGAACGTCTGCAGATCCATCAATTGATGTGGTTCATTCGGAGAAAAAACGTTTCAGCTGTGAGTTTTGTGAATTCGAATGCACGCAATCAAGACAGTTGAGATCACATCTCAAATTGCATGCAGGCAAAAGATCTGTCCACTGTGAATTTTGTGATCACACATGTGCTACTGCCAGTGATTTGAAAAAGCACATGAGGCGTCATACAG gTGAGCAAGAGGGTGAAAATTGTTTAGAGGAACTTGACTTGAGCGCAGTGAAGAGTGAGCCCGAGATTTGGCCTTCTACGTCCAGTACATCTAGGTCTACCAATGCCTCTGGAGTGGGTGAAGTGGACATCAACTGTGCAAATTCAAACTCCTCAGTGGGAACGTCTGCAGATCGATCAGTTGGTGTGGTTCATTCGGAGAAAAAACGTTTCAGCTGTGAGTTTTGTGAATTCGAATGCACGCAATCAAGACAGTTGAGATCTCATCTCAAATTGCATGCAGGCAAAAGATCTGTCCACTGTGAATTTTGTGATCACACTTGTGCTACTGCCAGTGATTTGAAAAAGCATATGAGGCGTCATACAGGTGAAAAACCGTTCAGCTGTCAATTATGTGACTTTGCGTGCTCACAAtcaagttctttgaaatttcATATGCTCCAAACCCATACAGACGATAAACCTTTCAGTTGTGAATTTTGCACCTATAAATGCGTTCTATCAAGTCTTTTGAAATCACATATGAAAACACATACAGGAGATAAACCTTACAGTTGTGAactttgtgactataaatgtgctcaatcaaCTTCTTTGAAATTACATATGACAGCTCATACAGGAGATAAGTTGTTGAGTTGTGAATTCTGTAACTATAAGTGCGTTTTATCAggtcatttgaaaacacatatgAGAACACATACGGGAGATAAACCTTTCAGTTGTGActtttgtgactataaatgcgCTCAATCAAATTctttgaaatcacatatcaTGAGAAGGCATACAGAAGATAAACCTTTTAGTTGTGAATTTTGTAACTATAAGTGCGTTATATCAAGTCATTTGAAAATACATATGAGAACACATAcgggagaaaaacctttcagctgtgaCGTTTGTGACAGGACATTTGCTACTTCCAGTAATTTGAAAGCGCATATCAGTACTCATACTAAAGAAAAGCCTTTCAGCTGTGAACTTTGTAACTATACTACCGCTAGATCTGGAAATTTAAAGATTCATATGAAGGGAAAGCACGCAGGGAAAATACCTTCAAGCACGATTGTCTGA
- the LOC111058352 gene encoding gastrula zinc finger protein XlCGF57.1 isoform X3, with protein sequence MWSLCCFQNRWLSMITPRIFVLFSQIKIEEIEGRFGDHEFTTNNKEDESPSLVISAITQGESDSGGVDIKEEIDMDFDPQQMETEVVKQENYSSQETWSSTNDDGFVHHITSQGNHQIFFRETVPGEQEDENCSEELDFIAVKSEPEIWPSTSSTSRSTNASGVGEVDINCANSNSSVGTSADPSIDVVHSEKKRFSCEQEGENCLEELDLSAVKSEPEIWPSTSSTSRSTNASGVGEVDINCANSNSSVGTSADRSVGVVHSEKKRFSCEFCEFECTQSRQLRSHLKLHAGKRSVHCEFCDHTCATASDLKKHMRRHTGEKPFSCQLCDFACSQSSSLKFHMLQTHTDDKPFSCEFCTYKCVLSSLLKSHMKTHTGDKPYSCELCDYKCAQSTSLKLHMTAHTGDKLLSCEFCNYKCVLSGHLKTHMRTHTGDKPFSCDFCDYKCAQSNSLKSHIMRRHTEDKPFSCEFCNYKCVISSHLKIHMRTHTGEKPFSCDVCDRTFATSSNLKAHISTHTKEKPFSCELCNYTTARSGNLKIHMKGKHAGKIPSSTIV encoded by the exons ATGTGGTCTCTGTGTTGCTTCCAAAACAGGTGGTTATCTATGATCACTCCAaggatttttgttttattttcacaGATCAAGATCGAGGAGATAGAAGGTAGATTCGGAGATCACGAATTTACAACAAATAACAAGGAAGATGAATCGCCTTCACTTGTAATCTCAGCCATAACTCAG GGTGAATCTGATAGTGGAGGAGTTGACATCAAAGAGGAGATCGATATGGACTTTGATCCGCAGCAG atgGAAACAGAAGTTGTGAAGCAGGAAAATTATAGCAGCCAAGAAACATGGTCTTCAACTAATGATGACGGCTTCGTCCATCATATCACAAGCCAGGGTAATCACCAGATATTCTTCAGGGAAACAGTGCCAG gTGAGCAAGAGGATGAAAATTGTTCAGAGGAACTTGACTTCATCGCTGTGAAGAGTGAGCCGGAGATTTGGCCTTCTACGTCCAGTACATCTAGGTCTACTAATGCCTCTGGAGTGGGTGAAGTGGACATCAACTGTGCAAATTCAAACTCCTCAGTGGGAACGTCTGCAGATCCATCAATTGATGTGGTTCATTCGGAGAAAAAACGTTTCAGCT gTGAGCAAGAGGGTGAAAATTGTTTAGAGGAACTTGACTTGAGCGCAGTGAAGAGTGAGCCCGAGATTTGGCCTTCTACGTCCAGTACATCTAGGTCTACCAATGCCTCTGGAGTGGGTGAAGTGGACATCAACTGTGCAAATTCAAACTCCTCAGTGGGAACGTCTGCAGATCGATCAGTTGGTGTGGTTCATTCGGAGAAAAAACGTTTCAGCTGTGAGTTTTGTGAATTCGAATGCACGCAATCAAGACAGTTGAGATCTCATCTCAAATTGCATGCAGGCAAAAGATCTGTCCACTGTGAATTTTGTGATCACACTTGTGCTACTGCCAGTGATTTGAAAAAGCATATGAGGCGTCATACAGGTGAAAAACCGTTCAGCTGTCAATTATGTGACTTTGCGTGCTCACAAtcaagttctttgaaatttcATATGCTCCAAACCCATACAGACGATAAACCTTTCAGTTGTGAATTTTGCACCTATAAATGCGTTCTATCAAGTCTTTTGAAATCACATATGAAAACACATACAGGAGATAAACCTTACAGTTGTGAactttgtgactataaatgtgctcaatcaaCTTCTTTGAAATTACATATGACAGCTCATACAGGAGATAAGTTGTTGAGTTGTGAATTCTGTAACTATAAGTGCGTTTTATCAggtcatttgaaaacacatatgAGAACACATACGGGAGATAAACCTTTCAGTTGTGActtttgtgactataaatgcgCTCAATCAAATTctttgaaatcacatatcaTGAGAAGGCATACAGAAGATAAACCTTTTAGTTGTGAATTTTGTAACTATAAGTGCGTTATATCAAGTCATTTGAAAATACATATGAGAACACATAcgggagaaaaacctttcagctgtgaCGTTTGTGACAGGACATTTGCTACTTCCAGTAATTTGAAAGCGCATATCAGTACTCATACTAAAGAAAAGCCTTTCAGCTGTGAACTTTGTAACTATACTACCGCTAGATCTGGAAATTTAAAGATTCATATGAAGGGAAAGCACGCAGGGAAAATACCTTCAAGCACGATTGTCTGA
- the LOC111058352 gene encoding gastrula zinc finger protein XlCGF57.1 isoform X4, producing MDFDPQQMETEVVKQENYSSQETWSSTNDDGFVHHITSQGNHQIFFRETVPGEQEDENCSEELDFIAVKSEPEIWPSTSSTSRSTNASGVGEVDINCANSNSSVGTSADPSIDVVHSEKKRFSCEFCEFECTQSRQLRSHLKLHAGKRSVHCEFCDHTCATASDLKKHMRRHTGEQEGENCLEELDLSAVKSEPEIWPSTSSTSRSTNASGVGEVDINCANSNSSVGTSADRSVGVVHSEKKRFSCEFCEFECTQSRQLRSHLKLHAGKRSVHCEFCDHTCATASDLKKHMRRHTGEKPFSCQLCDFACSQSSSLKFHMLQTHTDDKPFSCEFCTYKCVLSSLLKSHMKTHTGDKPYSCELCDYKCAQSTSLKLHMTAHTGDKLLSCEFCNYKCVLSGHLKTHMRTHTGDKPFSCDFCDYKCAQSNSLKSHIMRRHTEDKPFSCEFCNYKCVISSHLKIHMRTHTGEKPFSCDVCDRTFATSSNLKAHISTHTKEKPFSCELCNYTTARSGNLKIHMKGKHAGKIPSSTIV from the exons ATGGACTTTGATCCGCAGCAG atgGAAACAGAAGTTGTGAAGCAGGAAAATTATAGCAGCCAAGAAACATGGTCTTCAACTAATGATGACGGCTTCGTCCATCATATCACAAGCCAGGGTAATCACCAGATATTCTTCAGGGAAACAGTGCCAG gTGAGCAAGAGGATGAAAATTGTTCAGAGGAACTTGACTTCATCGCTGTGAAGAGTGAGCCGGAGATTTGGCCTTCTACGTCCAGTACATCTAGGTCTACTAATGCCTCTGGAGTGGGTGAAGTGGACATCAACTGTGCAAATTCAAACTCCTCAGTGGGAACGTCTGCAGATCCATCAATTGATGTGGTTCATTCGGAGAAAAAACGTTTCAGCTGTGAGTTTTGTGAATTCGAATGCACGCAATCAAGACAGTTGAGATCACATCTCAAATTGCATGCAGGCAAAAGATCTGTCCACTGTGAATTTTGTGATCACACATGTGCTACTGCCAGTGATTTGAAAAAGCACATGAGGCGTCATACAG gTGAGCAAGAGGGTGAAAATTGTTTAGAGGAACTTGACTTGAGCGCAGTGAAGAGTGAGCCCGAGATTTGGCCTTCTACGTCCAGTACATCTAGGTCTACCAATGCCTCTGGAGTGGGTGAAGTGGACATCAACTGTGCAAATTCAAACTCCTCAGTGGGAACGTCTGCAGATCGATCAGTTGGTGTGGTTCATTCGGAGAAAAAACGTTTCAGCTGTGAGTTTTGTGAATTCGAATGCACGCAATCAAGACAGTTGAGATCTCATCTCAAATTGCATGCAGGCAAAAGATCTGTCCACTGTGAATTTTGTGATCACACTTGTGCTACTGCCAGTGATTTGAAAAAGCATATGAGGCGTCATACAGGTGAAAAACCGTTCAGCTGTCAATTATGTGACTTTGCGTGCTCACAAtcaagttctttgaaatttcATATGCTCCAAACCCATACAGACGATAAACCTTTCAGTTGTGAATTTTGCACCTATAAATGCGTTCTATCAAGTCTTTTGAAATCACATATGAAAACACATACAGGAGATAAACCTTACAGTTGTGAactttgtgactataaatgtgctcaatcaaCTTCTTTGAAATTACATATGACAGCTCATACAGGAGATAAGTTGTTGAGTTGTGAATTCTGTAACTATAAGTGCGTTTTATCAggtcatttgaaaacacatatgAGAACACATACGGGAGATAAACCTTTCAGTTGTGActtttgtgactataaatgcgCTCAATCAAATTctttgaaatcacatatcaTGAGAAGGCATACAGAAGATAAACCTTTTAGTTGTGAATTTTGTAACTATAAGTGCGTTATATCAAGTCATTTGAAAATACATATGAGAACACATAcgggagaaaaacctttcagctgtgaCGTTTGTGACAGGACATTTGCTACTTCCAGTAATTTGAAAGCGCATATCAGTACTCATACTAAAGAAAAGCCTTTCAGCTGTGAACTTTGTAACTATACTACCGCTAGATCTGGAAATTTAAAGATTCATATGAAGGGAAAGCACGCAGGGAAAATACCTTCAAGCACGATTGTCTGA